A stretch of Malus sylvestris chromosome 11, drMalSylv7.2, whole genome shotgun sequence DNA encodes these proteins:
- the LOC126590978 gene encoding uncharacterized protein LOC126590978 produces the protein MGTLSLSPLLSLHSPPRPRLTSAQTHLCNPVSGPHISVTYPKPTRFRSENVVVFGSNSIDPKESQFLDEDGVVDDMDGYMNYLSLEYDSVWDTKPSWCQPWTITLTGVVVIGGSWLILHSVVVTILATLLISTWWYIFLYSYPKAYADMIAERRSKVNNGVEDTFGFGKSQ, from the exons ATGGGaactctatctctctcccctCTTCTCTCCCTCCATTCTCCACCACGACCCCGTCTCACCTCTGCACAAACCCATCTCTGCAACCCCGTCTCCGGCCCACACATCTCCGTAACTTATCCGAAGCCGACGAGATTTCGCAGCGAAAATGTCGTCGTCTTTGGCAGCAATTCAATCGACCCGAAAGAGTCGCAGTTCTTGGACGAAGACGGAGTTGTGGATGACATGGATGGCTACATGAACTACCTTTCTCTTGAATACGACTCCGTTTGGGACACCAAGCCATCCTG GTGTCAGCCATGGACAATTACGCTGACTGGAGTGGTAGTGATTGGTGGTAGCTGGTTGATTCTGCACTCAGTAGTCGTGACAATCTTGGCAACCTTACTAATTAGCACTTGGTGGTACATCTTTCTCTATTCTTACCCTAAG GCGTATGCGGATATGATTGCCGAGCGGCGGAGCAAGGTGAACAATGGCGTTGAAGACACTTTTGGTTTTGGGAAGAGCCAATGA
- the LOC126590977 gene encoding uncharacterized protein LOC126590977, producing the protein MDLLKEEIAKKRQRLKEDTGGKRFFKRSEIEQKQIQKLREQEKRELEAKAQRQAAGSNTASANDSSAANSNSNSAAASSSANASSNATASKSLTDEQNIDKMNLPKQEVVRRLRFLKQPITLFGEDDDARLDRLKYVLKAGLFEVDSDMTEGQTNDFLRDIAELRKRQKSGLVSKRQKTEVDGGVEDGEGGVREDDLSADGCSSGVDADKDLKRMKTNFEELCDEDKILVFFKKLLNEWNQELREMPDAERRTAKGKSMVATFKQCARYLHPLFKFCRKKILQDDIRIALMVVVRCCMKRDYLAAMDQYIKLAIGNAPWPIGVTMVGIHERSAREKIYTNSVAHIMNDETTRKYLQSIKRLMTFCQRRYPAMPSKAVEFNSLANGSDLQSLLASEERAASSGNQVLEERFLIMPAP; encoded by the exons ATGGACCTGCTGAAGGAAGAAATCGCCAAGAAACGGCAGAGACTCAAAGAAGACACCGGCGGCAAACGATTCTTCAAGCGCTCCGAGATCGAGCAGAAGCAAATCCAGAAGCTTCGGGAGCAAGAGAAGCGCGAATTAGAAGCCAAAGCCCAGCGCCAAGCCGCCGGCTCCAACACCGCCTCCGCAAACGACTCTTCCGCCGCTAATTCGAATTCCAATTCCGCCGCAGCCTCTTCCTCCGCCAACGCATCCTCCAATGCCACCGCGTCGAAGTCGTTAACCGATGAGCAGAACATCGACAAGATGAACCTTCCGAAACAGGAGGTCGTCCGCCGGCTCCGGTTCCTCAAGCAGCCGATCACTCTCTTCGGCGAGGATGATGACGCCCGGCTCGACCGGCTTAAGTACGTGTTGAAGGCTGGTCTGTTCGAGGTCGACAGCGACATGACGGAGGGGCAGACGAACGATTTCCTTCGCGACATTGCGGAGCTGAGGAAGCGGCAGAAGTCGGGGCTTGTGAGCAAGCGGCAGAAGACGGAGGTTGATGGTGGCGTGGAAGATGGTGAGGGCGGGGTCCGGGAAGACGATTTGAGCGCAGATGGGTGCTCGAGCGGCGTCGATGCTGATAAGGATTTGAAGCGAATGAAGACGAATTTCGAGGAGCTGTGTGATGAAGATAAGATCTTGGTGTTCTTCAAGAAGCTGTTGAATGAATGGAACCAGGAGCTGCGCGAGATGCCGGATGCGGAGAGGAGAACTGCTAAGGGGAAGTCCATGGTTGCTACATTCAAGCAATGTGCCCGCTACTTGCATCCTCTGTTCAAGTTCTGCAGGAAGAAG ATCCTTCAAGATGATATTCGCATAGCGTTGATGGTGGTGGTTCGGTGCTGCATGAAGCGAGACTACCTAGCTGCAATGGATCAGTACATCAAGCTGGCTATTGGGAACGCCCCGTGGCCAATTGGTGTCACTATGGTTGGTATCCACGAACGTTCTGCCCGTGAGAAGATTTACACCAACAGTGTGGCTCATATCATGAATGACGAGACAACTCGGAAATACTTGCAGTCAATCAAGAGATTGATGACCTTTTGCCAACGACGCTACCCAGCCATGCCTTCAAAAGCTGTGGAGTTCAACAGCTTGGCTAATGGTAGCGACTTGCAGTCTCTGCTAGCATCGGAGGAGAGGGCGGCCTCTAGCGGAAATCAGGTTTTGGAGGAAAGGTTTCTGATAATGCCGGCTCCATAG